In Bacillus sp. FJAT-45037, the following are encoded in one genomic region:
- the eno gene encoding phosphopyruvate hydratase, producing MTMITDVYAREVLDSRGNPTVEVEVHLESGAMGRALVPSGASTGEYEAVELRDGGERYMGKGVLLAVENVNEVIAPELIGVDALDQLGIDQLMIELDGTENKSKLGANAILGVSMAVAHAAAEALGVPLYVYLGGFNAKQLPVPMMNIINGGEHADNNVDIQEFMVMPVGAENFSEALRMGTEIFHNLKAVLKGKGYNTAVGDEGGFAPNLSSNEEALSTIIEAIEKAGYKPGEEVALAMDVAASEIYNKEDGKYHLSGEGKVLTSEEMVTFYEELVSKYPIISIEDGLDENDWDGFKLLTERLGEKVQLVGDDLFVTNTTKLSEGIEKGIGNSILIKVNQIGTLTETFEAIEMAKRAGYTAVISHRSGETEDATIADIAVATNAGQIKTGAPSRTDRVAKYNQLLRIEDELANVAQYAGREAFYNLKNK from the coding sequence ATGACAATGATTACAGATGTTTACGCACGCGAAGTACTTGATTCTCGTGGGAATCCTACAGTAGAAGTAGAAGTGCACCTTGAGTCTGGCGCTATGGGTCGCGCACTTGTTCCGAGTGGCGCGTCAACTGGTGAGTACGAAGCAGTTGAACTACGTGATGGCGGAGAGCGCTACATGGGTAAAGGAGTTCTTCTAGCGGTTGAGAATGTTAACGAAGTGATCGCGCCTGAACTAATCGGTGTTGATGCATTAGATCAACTTGGTATTGACCAATTAATGATCGAGCTTGATGGAACAGAAAATAAAAGCAAATTAGGTGCTAACGCCATTCTTGGTGTATCAATGGCAGTTGCACATGCAGCGGCTGAAGCACTTGGTGTACCATTATACGTTTACCTTGGCGGGTTCAACGCGAAGCAACTTCCTGTACCAATGATGAACATCATCAACGGTGGAGAGCATGCGGATAACAATGTCGACATTCAAGAATTCATGGTTATGCCTGTTGGTGCTGAAAACTTTAGTGAAGCCCTTCGTATGGGTACAGAGATTTTCCATAATCTTAAAGCTGTTCTTAAAGGCAAAGGTTATAACACAGCTGTAGGTGATGAGGGTGGTTTCGCTCCAAACTTATCATCAAATGAAGAAGCATTATCTACAATCATCGAAGCAATCGAAAAAGCTGGTTACAAGCCAGGTGAAGAAGTTGCTCTTGCGATGGATGTTGCGGCTTCTGAAATTTACAACAAAGAAGACGGTAAATACCATCTTTCTGGTGAAGGTAAGGTCTTAACTTCTGAAGAAATGGTTACATTCTACGAAGAGCTTGTTTCTAAATACCCAATCATCTCAATTGAAGATGGCTTAGACGAAAACGACTGGGATGGATTCAAGCTATTAACAGAGCGCCTTGGTGAGAAAGTTCAACTGGTTGGTGACGATCTATTTGTTACAAACACAACGAAGCTTTCTGAAGGTATTGAAAAAGGAATTGGTAACTCAATCCTAATCAAAGTAAATCAAATCGGTACACTAACTGAAACATTCGAAGCAATCGAAATGGCGAAGCGCGCTGGTTACACAGCTGTTATCTCTCACCGTTCTGGTGAAACAGAAGATGCAACAATCGCTGATATCGCTGTTGCGACAAATGCTGGTCAAATCAAAACTGGTGCTCCTTCACGTACTGACCGTGTAGCGAAGTACAACCAACTTCTTCGCATTGAAGATGAGCTAGCTAACGTAGCACAATACGCTGGCCGTGAAGCATTCTACAACTTAAAAAACAAATAA
- the gpmI gene encoding 2,3-bisphosphoglycerate-independent phosphoglycerate mutase — protein MSKKPVALIILDGFALRDEVLGNAVAQAKKPNFDRYWNQFPHATLEAAGEAVGLPPGQMGNSEVGHLNIGAGRVVYQSLTRVNLSIREGDFFENDTFHEAIKHVKAKNSALHVYGLLSDGGIHSHIDHLFALLELAKREQVEKVYVHGFLDGRDVGPTSAEIYVDALEKKLAELGVGELASLHGRYYAMDRDRRWDRVEKSYRAMVYGEGPTYQDPTELLKDSYKNGIHDEFVIPSVMTKEDGTPVGTVQDDDAVIFFNFRPDRAIQMSQVFTNEDFRGFERGPAHPTSVHFVCMTHFSESVDGYVAFKPSNLDNTLGEVLAQQNYKQLRIAETEKFPHVTFFFSGGRETPFEGEERILIDSPKVATYDLQPEMSAYELTDALLVDIEADKHDAIILNFANPDMVGHSGMLAPTIKAVEVVDECLGKIVDAITVKGGAAVITADHGNADEVLTLENMPMTAHTTNRVPVIVTQDGLTLREDGVLADLAPTVLALLGGSQPKEMTGKKLF, from the coding sequence ATGAGCAAGAAGCCAGTAGCACTGATTATCCTTGATGGATTCGCGTTACGTGATGAAGTTCTTGGTAATGCAGTGGCCCAAGCAAAAAAACCGAACTTTGATCGCTATTGGAATCAGTTTCCTCATGCTACACTAGAGGCAGCGGGTGAAGCGGTCGGATTACCTCCTGGTCAAATGGGCAACTCTGAAGTTGGTCATTTGAACATCGGTGCCGGTCGTGTTGTCTATCAAAGTTTAACTCGTGTGAACCTTTCGATTCGTGAAGGTGATTTCTTTGAGAATGATACGTTTCACGAGGCGATTAAGCATGTGAAAGCAAAAAACAGTGCCCTACATGTGTATGGACTACTGTCTGATGGTGGTATTCACAGTCATATCGATCATCTCTTTGCCCTGCTTGAACTTGCAAAACGTGAACAAGTCGAGAAAGTATACGTTCACGGTTTCCTAGATGGACGCGATGTCGGACCAACATCAGCTGAAATTTATGTGGACGCTTTGGAAAAGAAGCTAGCTGAACTTGGTGTAGGTGAACTTGCCAGCCTACACGGACGTTATTACGCTATGGACCGTGACCGTCGCTGGGATCGTGTTGAAAAGTCTTATCGTGCGATGGTATATGGCGAAGGACCAACTTATCAAGATCCAACAGAGCTATTAAAAGATAGCTATAAAAATGGAATCCATGATGAGTTCGTCATTCCATCCGTGATGACGAAAGAAGACGGAACACCAGTCGGTACCGTTCAAGATGATGACGCAGTGATCTTCTTTAACTTCCGTCCGGACCGCGCAATTCAAATGTCGCAAGTGTTCACAAATGAAGACTTCCGAGGTTTTGAGCGTGGACCGGCTCATCCTACTAGTGTTCACTTTGTGTGTATGACCCACTTTAGTGAATCAGTGGATGGCTATGTTGCATTCAAACCTTCGAACCTAGATAACACATTAGGCGAAGTGTTGGCGCAGCAAAACTACAAACAACTACGTATCGCCGAAACAGAAAAGTTTCCACATGTGACATTTTTCTTCAGTGGCGGACGTGAAACGCCGTTTGAAGGAGAAGAAAGAATTTTAATTGACTCTCCTAAAGTAGCGACATATGATCTTCAGCCTGAAATGAGTGCATACGAATTAACGGATGCCTTACTTGTAGACATTGAAGCGGACAAGCATGATGCGATCATTCTTAACTTCGCAAATCCTGATATGGTTGGGCATTCTGGAATGCTTGCTCCAACGATTAAGGCAGTTGAAGTGGTGGATGAATGCTTAGGTAAAATTGTTGATGCAATCACGGTAAAAGGCGGAGCAGCTGTCATTACCGCGGACCACGGTAATGCAGATGAAGTATTAACGCTTGAAAATATGCCAATGACTGCTCATACAACAAACCGAGTGCCTGTTATTGTGACACAAGATGGCCTTACATTACGTGAGGATGGTGTTTTGGCTGATTTAGCTCCAACAGTACTTGCCCTACTAGGTGGATCTCAGCCGAAAGAAATGACTGGTAAGAAATTATTTTAA
- the tpiA gene encoding triose-phosphate isomerase gives MRKPIIAGNWKMNKTLGEAKQFVQEVKAKVPANSEVDAVVCSPALYLESLVSETSGTDLLVGAQNVHFEESGAFTGEISPVALKDMNVSYVIIGHSERREMFAETDETVNKKVHAAFKHNLVPIMCCGETDAEREAGKTNDVVREQVEKGLAGLSEDQVKETVIAYEPIWAIGTGKSSSAADANEVCAYIRKVVASNVSETAADAVRIQYGGSVKPANIAEYMAQTDIDGALVGGASLEAQSFLELLEAGK, from the coding sequence ATGCGTAAGCCAATTATCGCTGGTAACTGGAAAATGAATAAAACACTTGGAGAAGCGAAGCAATTCGTCCAAGAAGTAAAAGCAAAAGTTCCTGCAAATAGTGAAGTAGACGCGGTTGTCTGCTCTCCTGCTCTATACCTTGAAAGTCTTGTATCAGAAACAAGCGGAACAGACCTATTAGTTGGCGCACAAAATGTTCACTTTGAAGAAAGTGGTGCATTTACAGGCGAAATCAGCCCTGTCGCTTTAAAAGACATGAACGTTTCTTATGTGATCATTGGTCACTCTGAACGTCGTGAAATGTTTGCAGAAACAGATGAAACAGTGAATAAAAAAGTCCACGCTGCATTCAAACATAATCTTGTTCCAATCATGTGCTGCGGAGAAACAGATGCAGAGCGTGAAGCTGGAAAAACAAATGATGTCGTACGTGAGCAAGTGGAAAAAGGTCTCGCTGGATTATCAGAAGACCAAGTAAAAGAAACGGTGATTGCGTATGAGCCAATCTGGGCAATCGGTACGGGTAAGTCTTCTTCAGCAGCTGATGCGAATGAAGTTTGTGCTTATATCCGTAAAGTCGTTGCTTCAAATGTAAGTGAAACAGCAGCTGATGCAGTGCGTATTCAATACGGTGGTAGCGTGAAACCTGCAAACATTGCAGAATACATGGCACAAACTGATATTGACGGGGCACTTGTTGGTGGCGCTAGTCTTGAAGCACAATCATTCCTTGAGCTTTTGGAGGCAGGTAAATGA